The Haladaptatus cibarius D43 genome window below encodes:
- a CDS encoding pyridoxal-phosphate-dependent aminotransferase family protein, producing the protein MNDETLTMTPGPTAIPDDVREAMAQPAMNPDVDPEFGSYYETLLDKLARVYQTDDEMVVLGGEGILGLEAAVTSLVAPGDDVLCLGNGLYGDGFSDFVEMAGGNPVSHSIDYTEGFDPEEIEQLVAENEFTAATMVHCETPTGLLNDFDEILSALQDAGVLTIVDAVSSIGGTSVPVEDIDVCLGGSQKCFSSPPGLTTMSVSDSTWEKVENTEQDSFYTSLEPWHEPDFSFLPYTHLVSNLYALEVSLDRILEEGLDSVFARHEETAKLCRNRGRELGIDPFPGTESLCSPTVTAFEIEGRAKEVQRRLHDDHGILVATGLGEMADDLLRVGHMGYNAQKPRVEEAMNALESVLD; encoded by the coding sequence ACCCCGACGTTGACCCCGAATTTGGGTCGTACTACGAAACCCTGCTCGACAAACTGGCGCGGGTATACCAAACGGACGACGAGATGGTCGTTTTGGGAGGAGAGGGAATCTTGGGCTTGGAGGCCGCCGTCACCTCGCTGGTCGCACCGGGAGACGACGTGCTCTGTCTGGGCAACGGACTCTACGGCGACGGCTTTTCGGACTTCGTGGAGATGGCTGGCGGAAATCCAGTTTCGCACAGCATCGACTACACCGAGGGATTCGACCCCGAGGAAATCGAGCAATTGGTTGCGGAAAACGAGTTCACCGCCGCGACGATGGTGCACTGCGAGACGCCGACCGGACTACTCAACGATTTCGACGAGATTCTTTCGGCACTGCAAGACGCAGGCGTTCTCACCATCGTTGACGCCGTGTCGTCAATCGGCGGAACCTCGGTTCCGGTCGAAGACATCGACGTGTGTCTCGGCGGGTCACAGAAGTGTTTCAGTTCACCGCCCGGCCTCACCACGATGTCGGTCAGCGATTCTACGTGGGAGAAAGTCGAAAACACGGAACAGGATTCCTTTTACACCAGTCTGGAACCGTGGCACGAGCCGGATTTTTCCTTCCTGCCGTACACCCACCTCGTCTCGAATCTGTACGCGCTAGAGGTCTCCCTCGACCGGATTTTGGAAGAAGGACTGGATTCGGTGTTCGCCCGGCACGAGGAAACGGCGAAACTGTGTCGAAATCGTGGGCGGGAGTTGGGAATCGACCCGTTCCCCGGAACCGAATCGCTCTGTTCCCCGACTGTCACCGCGTTCGAAATCGAAGGGCGGGCGAAAGAAGTTCAGCGACGACTTCACGACGACCACGGGATTCTCGTCGCAACCGGACTGGGCGAGATGGCTGATGACCTGCTCCGGGTGGGTCACATGGGATACAACGCGCAGAAACCTCGCGTCGAAGAGGCGATGAACGCGCTCGAATCGGTTCTGGATTAG